Proteins found in one Bremerella volcania genomic segment:
- a CDS encoding HYExAFE family protein encodes MTIRTNHYEVALEAFLRDEKIPYIAVDERRRSLYGAGSLKNLDFIATPSGSDMSWLIDVKGRKFPSGRKNRYWKNWTTTDDLQSLSQWQRLLGPQFRGMLVFVYDVVGEMAPVPSHLLYPHQDRLYAFIGIRLDLYVAWARKISPRWKTMSMPTKAFRQLAEPLQVTLRTPIVSGGDFDHRRSTSTAPAIA; translated from the coding sequence ATGACGATCCGCACGAACCACTATGAAGTCGCACTCGAGGCATTCTTGCGCGACGAGAAGATCCCCTACATCGCGGTCGACGAACGGCGCCGCTCGCTGTACGGGGCTGGCTCGTTGAAGAATCTGGACTTCATCGCGACCCCCAGCGGCAGCGACATGTCGTGGTTGATCGACGTGAAGGGACGCAAATTCCCTTCCGGTCGCAAGAACCGCTACTGGAAGAACTGGACCACCACCGACGACCTGCAAAGCCTGTCGCAGTGGCAGCGGCTGTTGGGTCCGCAGTTTCGCGGGATGCTTGTCTTTGTGTACGACGTCGTCGGCGAAATGGCCCCCGTTCCGTCCCACTTGTTGTATCCGCATCAAGACCGACTCTATGCGTTCATTGGGATCCGGCTCGACTTGTACGTGGCCTGGGCTCGGAAGATCTCGCCGCGTTGGAAAACGATGTCGATGCCAACCAAAGCCTTCCGCCAACTGGCCGAACCACTGCAAGTCACCCTTCGCACGCCCATCGTCTCAGGCGGTGACTTCGACCATCGTCGATCCACCAGTACAGCCCCAGCCATCGCCTGA
- the hisS gene encoding histidine--tRNA ligase, with protein sequence MSNKKKLIQPRTLKGFRDYLPDAMMPREELVSTARRVYRSYGFAPIDTPTLEYAEILLGKGSDETDRQMYRFEDHGKRDVGMRFDLTVPLARFAAQHIGQLGTPFKRYHIATVWRGENTQRGRYREFMQCDFDTIGTKSIVADIETALVIHDLMLAIGFEGFTVRVNNRQVLSGLLEKLDLVEKSTEILRALDKLAKIGAEKVAAEMQETAGASAEQAAQVLKLAEIGGSTDEILSSLDSLVAGSEKGEIGVGQLRELTAATAAAGVPANRLQIDVSIARGLDYYTGTIFETFLSELPGIGSVCSGGRYNDLASLYTNQELPGIGASLGLDRLLAAMEELGKIEARTTPAEVFIPYFDESSLQQYLKIAATLRGAGFNVELYPDAKKLGQQLKYADRRGFKVAVVAGDRELAENHCQVKDLKTGDSIDASLAGGAEELIAGISQILRPTA encoded by the coding sequence ATGTCCAACAAGAAGAAGCTCATCCAACCCCGTACGCTCAAAGGCTTTCGCGACTATCTGCCCGACGCGATGATGCCGCGCGAAGAGTTGGTCAGCACGGCTCGCCGCGTTTATCGTTCGTATGGTTTTGCCCCGATCGATACTCCCACGCTGGAATATGCCGAGATTCTGCTGGGCAAGGGAAGCGACGAAACCGACCGGCAGATGTATCGGTTCGAGGATCATGGCAAACGAGACGTGGGGATGCGTTTCGACCTGACCGTTCCCCTGGCCCGCTTCGCCGCGCAGCACATCGGCCAGCTGGGAACGCCCTTCAAACGTTATCACATCGCCACCGTCTGGCGCGGCGAGAACACCCAGCGCGGACGTTACCGTGAGTTCATGCAGTGCGACTTCGATACGATCGGCACCAAGAGCATCGTAGCCGATATCGAAACGGCCCTGGTCATTCACGACCTGATGCTGGCGATCGGCTTCGAAGGCTTCACGGTCCGTGTGAACAATCGCCAGGTGCTATCGGGTTTGCTCGAGAAGCTCGACCTGGTGGAGAAGTCGACGGAGATCCTGCGTGCGCTCGACAAACTGGCCAAGATCGGTGCCGAGAAAGTCGCCGCCGAAATGCAGGAAACGGCCGGAGCTTCCGCCGAGCAAGCAGCCCAGGTTTTGAAGCTGGCAGAAATTGGCGGCTCGACCGACGAGATCCTGTCGTCACTCGACAGTCTGGTAGCCGGCAGCGAGAAAGGCGAGATCGGTGTTGGACAACTCCGCGAGTTGACTGCGGCCACCGCAGCCGCTGGCGTCCCGGCCAACCGGCTTCAGATCGACGTCTCGATTGCCCGCGGTTTGGACTACTACACCGGGACGATCTTCGAAACCTTTCTCAGCGAGCTGCCTGGCATCGGCAGCGTCTGCAGCGGCGGCCGTTACAACGACCTGGCCAGCTTGTACACCAACCAGGAACTACCTGGCATCGGAGCATCGCTGGGGCTCGACCGACTTCTGGCCGCCATGGAGGAACTCGGCAAGATCGAAGCCCGAACGACGCCGGCTGAGGTCTTCATTCCCTATTTCGATGAGAGCAGCTTGCAACAGTACCTGAAGATCGCGGCGACGCTTCGCGGGGCAGGCTTCAACGTCGAACTCTATCCCGATGCCAAGAAGCTGGGTCAGCAGCTGAAGTATGCCGACCGTCGCGGGTTTAAGGTCGCGGTCGTCGCTGGGGATCGCGAATTGGCCGAGAACCACTGTCAGGTCAAGGATCTGAAGACCGGTGACTCGATCGACGCCAGCCTCGCGGGGGGTGCCGAAGAACTCATTGCGGGAATTTCGCAAATTCTGCGGCCCACCGCATAA
- a CDS encoding YkgJ family cysteine cluster protein has product MIQKKVRREDLGPDENLCEYCTAKCCRYFALPIETPTEFADFEFIRWYLLHEGASVFLDDDVWYLLVHTTCKHLLDDHRCGIYETRPQICRDYTTEACEYDDDWCYEKYFETPEQIWEYAEATTPRRPGQSLRSAKPPVLPILG; this is encoded by the coding sequence ATGATCCAGAAAAAGGTCCGCCGAGAAGATCTTGGGCCGGATGAGAACCTGTGCGAATACTGCACGGCCAAGTGCTGCCGCTACTTCGCCCTGCCGATTGAAACGCCCACCGAATTTGCCGATTTCGAGTTCATCCGGTGGTATTTGCTGCACGAGGGCGCCTCGGTCTTTCTGGACGACGACGTTTGGTATCTGCTGGTGCACACTACATGCAAGCACCTGCTCGACGATCACCGCTGCGGCATCTACGAGACCCGTCCGCAGATCTGTCGCGATTACACGACCGAAGCGTGCGAATACGACGACGATTGGTGCTACGAGAAGTACTTCGAGACCCCAGAGCAAATCTGGGAGTACGCCGAAGCCACCACGCCTCGCCGCCCAGGGCAAAGCCTACGAAGTGCCAAGCCGCCCGTGTTGCCGATTCTGGGCTAG
- a CDS encoding formyltetrahydrofolate deformylase, with amino-acid sequence MLVVITAVGPDNVGLADPIIHYVTGLGANIAEIQMYDHDEEAVFAMFLRVHIDADLYNSLRTALTEIGRLKKLSIRVWSADVRRDCPRIAICTTYRPEPAQAVLEAIAAGDIHAIPAVMIGNRDNCKGLAESHGVDWQNIGGEKGEANDERMIEILDEYDVDYVLLARYMRVLPATSCWKYAGGRIINLHHGLLPSFPGIRPYHDANEVRMLTFGATCHFIVPELDAGNQIIHQETFSVEPGTKIEEIVRIGQEVNEPTCLVEGLRRVVAGEVELHFHRVVPRKSHD; translated from the coding sequence ATGCTCGTTGTGATCACCGCAGTCGGACCGGATAACGTGGGTTTGGCCGATCCGATTATTCACTATGTGACGGGTTTGGGGGCGAACATCGCCGAAATCCAGATGTACGACCATGACGAAGAAGCCGTCTTCGCCATGTTCCTGCGAGTTCACATCGATGCCGATCTCTACAACTCGCTGCGAACCGCATTGACCGAGATTGGCCGCCTGAAAAAGCTTTCCATCCGGGTCTGGTCCGCGGACGTCCGCCGCGACTGCCCACGGATCGCGATCTGCACGACCTACCGGCCTGAGCCAGCTCAGGCCGTGCTCGAAGCGATCGCGGCAGGGGATATTCACGCGATACCGGCGGTCATGATCGGAAACCGCGATAACTGCAAAGGGCTGGCTGAAAGCCACGGCGTCGACTGGCAGAACATCGGCGGCGAAAAGGGGGAAGCCAACGACGAGCGGATGATCGAAATCCTCGACGAATATGACGTCGACTACGTTCTGCTGGCGCGCTACATGCGCGTGCTGCCGGCAACCAGCTGCTGGAAATACGCCGGGGGACGGATCATCAATCTGCACCATGGACTTCTGCCCAGTTTTCCAGGCATTCGTCCGTACCACGATGCCAACGAGGTGCGGATGCTCACGTTCGGAGCAACCTGCCACTTCATCGTTCCTGAACTGGATGCGGGCAATCAGATCATCCATCAGGAAACGTTTTCCGTCGAACCAGGCACCAAGATCGAAGAAATCGTCCGAATCGGTCAGGAAGTCAACGAGCCTACTTGCCTGGTCGAAGGTCTGCGTCGCGTGGTAGCCGGAGAGGTGGAACTTCATTTCCACCGCGTAGTTCCCCGCAAGTCTCACGACTAG